In one Liolophura sinensis isolate JHLJ2023 chromosome 11, CUHK_Ljap_v2, whole genome shotgun sequence genomic region, the following are encoded:
- the LOC135477888 gene encoding transmembrane protein 19-like — translation MDSLTPILLLVIPLSVICWVSNIAFRSYYLNFDTTEAPGPWRWIASSLLPLILAGWGLRRKSLSLSGAVAASVVGFLMTISSLCFSASIIAFFLTSSKATKFRSRQKQKLEEDFKEGGQRNWIQVFCNGSAPATFALVYVIDVGSVETVVDFRAHYVASWLSMSVLGAVACCNGDTWASEIGTVLGGGSPRLITTLSKVPKGTNGGVTLVGLLSSLLGGLVVGVTYYITLLLCTKSNHLSDSPSQWPIILVGGASGFLGSVIDSFLGATLQYSGYSEKRKCITEHPGEDVHDISGVRFLDNHSVNLVSSVLTALLTPHMAFWIWANLHLVTGTTGVGTV, via the exons ATGGACTCCCTCACTCCTATTTTACTACTCGTCATTCCTTTAAGTGTGATATGCTGGGTTTCTAACATCGCTTTTAGGAGCTACTACCTAAATTTCG ATACAACAGAAGCCCCAGGACCCTGGAGATGGATAGCCTCGAGTCTTCTGCCATTGATCTTGGCTGGGTGGGGACTACGAAGGAAAAGCTTAAGTCTTTCAGGGGCTGTAGCAG CCTCAGTGGTAGGGTTTCTCATGACAATAAGCAGTTTGTGTTTCTCTGCCTCTATCATCGCCTTCTTCCTCACATCCTCAAAGGCCACAAAATTCCGAAGTCGTCAAAAGCAAAAATTAGAAGAGGATTTTAAGGAAG GTGGGCAGAGGAACTGGATCCAGGTGTTCTGTAATGGCAGCGCTCCTGCTACCTTTGCCCTGGTGTATGTGATAGATGTGGGCAGTGTGGAGACAGTTGTGGATTTTCGCGCCCACTATGTGGCCTCATGGCTGTCCATGTCAGTATTGGGGGCTGTAGCGTGCTGTAACGGAGACACATGGGCGTCTGAGATCGGCACTGTGCTCGGGGGAGGGTCACCGCGGCTCATCACAACACTTAGCAAAGTCCCTAAAG GCACTAATGGTGGTGTGACATTAGTTGGACTCCTCAGTAGTCTGTTGGGAGGGTTAGTGGTGGGCGTGACCTATTATATTACCCTCCTCCTTTGCACAAAGTCCAATCATCTCTCAGACAGCCCTTCTCAGTGGCCAATCATCTTGGTGGGCGGGGCCAGTGGTTTCCTAGGCTCCGTGATTGACTCATTCCTTGGTGCTACATTGCAGTATTCAG GTTATTCCGAAAAGAGGAAGTGTATTACGGAACATCCTGGTGAAGACGTTCATGACATCAGTGGAGTGAGGTTTCTGGACAACCACAGTGTGAACCTGGTCTCCTCAGTCCTCACAGCTCTGCTCACACCGCACATGGCTTTCTGGATCTGGGCTAACCTCCATCTTGTCACAGGAACAACAGGGGTAGGGACAGtctga
- the LOC135477567 gene encoding uncharacterized protein LOC135477567: protein MADQADLHHSLKSGTKREHEMAEKSPFIQKIIHGRMSKELYRIFLADLYYIYQALEEEGEKNKDHPVFGPMYFPVELNRCQSIEKDLAYYYGSDWKTQIECTPAAKAYVEHIHTLGEENPSLLVPHSYARYLGDLSGGQILKYKLQKCLQLPTADEGLWFYEFDDVYDVKKFKSFYSSRMNSLEMPAETRTLVEAEAKKAFKYNIDLFAELHQIALSMPNGYIETEKEKEAKAKVTNAKTEENGKVAEEKDLHHTLKSGTMKEHQSAENMPFIKHIIHGRITREIYRLFLADLYFIYEALEKEAEKNKDHPVFGPMYFPVEVSRVPALEKDLIFFFGHNWRGQIHCNKAASAYVKRIHELGESDPALLVSHAYARYLGDLSGGQILKYKLQKSMNLDKTEEGVRFYEFDEIDDVKKFKTFYTSRMNSLDVDAPTRTRIEEEARMAFKYNIDVFAELDQIASEMPNGYNLNAKGKSSPQENPPKSAEEPDLHKSLKSGTMKEHQSAENMPFIKHIIHGTITRKIYRIFLADLYYVYTALEEEATRNKNHSVFGPMYFPVELSRKATIEKDLEFYYGKEWQSEIKCTKAAQVYVDRIRELGQNDPALLVSHAYARYLGDISGGQILKYKLQKCLNLSKEGEGVHFYEFSEISDIKKFKGFYTGRMNSLEVEAEERKRIEEEARMAFQYNIRLFAELDDIAKNMTDAYATRTKDKSPLEEQPDLHQSLKSGTMKEHQSAENMPFIKQIIHGRITRESYRVFLADLYFVYRALEEEGERNKAHPVFGPMYFPVELTRLPSIEKDLEFYYGEHWKKAITCTSAAQQYARRIRELGQNDPALLVSHAYARYLGDISGGQILKYKIQKSLQLSDGEGGVAFYDFDEIDDIKKFKSFYTGRMNNLDIDPDTRSRIQQEAKEAFQYNIRLFAELDEICNSMPNGYHPAKTSEILEMSTGSLSVVTQPILGIKGFTLERLWQWMMFLLLAAIVIDFV, encoded by the coding sequence ATGGCGGATCAGGCTGATCTCCACCACTCCTTGAAGAGTGGAACAAAGCGGGAACACGAGATGGCAGAGAAATCCCCTTTCATACAGAAGATAATCCATGGGAGGATGAGCAAAGAGTTGTACAGGATCTTCCTGGCAGACCTCTACTACATTTATCAGGCTCTGGAGGAAGAAGGGGAGAAGAATAAAGACCATCCCGTCTTTGGACCCATGTACTTCCCTGTCGAGCTGAACAGATGCCAATCCATAGAGAAGGACCTAGCGTACTACTACGGCAGTGACTGGAAAACCCAGATCGAGTGTACTCCTGCCGCAAAGGCCTATGTGGAGCACATTCACACCCTGGGTGAGGAGAACCCTTCTCTGCTTGTTCCCCACTCCTATGCCCGTTATTTGGGGGATTTGTCTGGTGGACAGATTCTCAAGTACAAGCTACAGAAATGTCTTCAGCTTCCCACAGCTGATGAAGGCCTGTGGTTCTATGAATTTGACGACGTGTATGACGTCAAGAAGTTCAAGTCATTCTATTCATCCAGGATGAACTCTCTTGAAATGCCAGCAGAAACCCGAACCCTAGTGGAGGCAGAGGCCAAAAAAGCCTTCAAGTACAACATCGACCTGTTCGCTGAACTTCACCAGATTGCGCTGTCTATGCCAAATGGTTACATTGAAACAGAAAAAGAGAAGGAAGCTAAAGCCAAAGTCACGAATGCGAAGACAGAAGAAAATGGGAAGGTGGCCGAAGAGAAGGATCTTCATCACACCCTGAAATCGGGAACAATGAAGGAGCATCAAAGTGCCGAAAACATGCCTTTTATTAAGCATATCATTCATGGACGCATCACCAGAGAGATCTATCGTCTTTTTCTGGCCGATCTCTACTTTATCTATGAGGCACTTGAGAAAGaggcagaaaaaaacaaagatcatCCTGTGTTTGGGCCAATGTATTTCCCTGTGGAAGTGAGCAGAGTTCCAGCTCTGGAAAAAGACTTAATATTTTTCTTCGGGCACAACTGGAGAGGTCAGATTCACTGCAACAAAGCTGCTTCTGCTTATGTGAAACGCATCCACGAGCTTGGTGAAAGTGATCCCGCATTGCTTGTCTCTCATGCTTATGCCCGCTATCTCGGAGACTTGTCTGGCGGGCAAATACTCAAATACAAACTGCAAAAGTCCATGAACTTGGATAAGACCGAGGAAGGAGTTCGATTCTACGAGTTTGATGAAATCGATGACGTGAAGAAGTTCAAAACTTTCTACACATCAAGGATGAACTCCCTCGACGTTGACGCGCCAACTCGCACCAGGATTGAAGAGGAAGCAAGAATGGCGTTCAAGTATAACATAGACGTCTTTGCAGAGTTGGACCAGATTGCTTCCGAAATGCCCAATGGATACAATCTGAATGCCAAGGGTAAGTCTTCTCCCCAGGAGAACCCACCAAAATCTGCTGAGGAACCAGACCTTCATAAATCCTTGAAATCTGGAACGATGAAAGAGCATCAGAGCGCAGAAAACATGCCCTTTATCAAGCACATCATCCACGGAACTATCACACGCAAAATCTACCGAATTTTTCTGGCCGACTTGTACTATGTGTACACAGCCCTGGAAGAAGAGGCCACTCGAAACAAAAACCACTCGGTCTTTGGCCCAATGTACTTTCCTGTTGAGCTCAGTCGCAAAGCCACAATAGAAAAAGACCTAGAATTTTACTACGGGAAAGAGTGGCAGTCAGAGATCAAATGCACTAAGGCAGCTCAAGTATACGTGGACAGAATTCGAGAGCTTGGTCAAAACGACCCTGCACTTCTGGTCTCTCATGCGTACGCGCGCTATCTTGGAGACATATCGGGTGGACAGATCTTGAAGTACAAACTACAGAAATGTCTCAACTTGTCCAAAGAAGGCGAGGGTGTCCACTTCTATGAGTTCAGTGAGATTTCAGACATCAAGAAGTTCAAAGGTTTCTACACTGGAAGGATGAACTCTTTAGAAGTGGAAGCTGAGGAGAGAAAGAGAATCGAAGAGGAAGCTCGGATGGCTTTCCAGTATAACATCAGATTGTTCGCAGAATTAGACGACATTGCCAAAAACATGACGGATGCTTACGCAACTCGAACCAAAGACAAATCTCCCTTGGAAGAGCAACCGGATCTTCATCAGTCACTGAAATCTGGCACGATGAAAGAACATCAAAGCGCGGAAAACATGCCGTTTATCAAACAGATCATCCACGGTCGTATCACGCGAGAGAGTTACCGCGTGTTCTTGGCGGATCTCTACTTCGTGTATAGAGCACTTGAGGAAGAAGGCGAGCGAAACAAAGCCCATCCAGTCTTCGGTCCAATGTACTTCCCTGTAGAACTCACACGGCTTCCATCCATAGAAAAGGACTTGGAATTCTATTATGGTGAACACTGGAAGAaagctattacatgtacctctgcagCTCAACAGTACGCCAGAAGAATCCGCGAGTTGGGTCAGAATGACCCGGCTCTATTGGTGAGTCACGCTTACGCCAGATACCTAGGAGACATATCGGGGGGTCAAATTCTAAAATACAAGATCCAGAAATCTCTCCAGCTCTCGGACGGTGAAGGTGGCGTGGCGTTCTACGACTTTGACGAGATTGACGACATCAAAAAGTTTAAGAGCTTCTATACCGGTCGGATGAACAATTTAGACATCGACCCAGATACCCGAAGCCGCATACAACAAGAGGCCAAGGAAGCTTTCCAATACAACATCCGTCTTTTTGCAGAGTTAGATGAAATCTGTAACTCAATGCCAAACGGGTACCATCCAGCCAAGACGAGTGAAATCCTAGAAATGTCCACTGGATCATTGTCTGTGGTCACCCAACCAATCTTGGGAATCAAAGGCTTCACATTGGAGCGTCTTTGGCAGTGGATGATGTTCTTGCTGCTGGCAGCGATTGTGATAGACTTTGTGTGA